The genome window TTCCTTCAAAAGATTTTTTTAAAATGATTGATATGATTGATCAAAATTACCATCCAAAGTCAGATATTGAGTGGTATACCCATATTTCTAATCATATCGCGTCTATTAAACCAGTGCTCAGTAAATACACCCCTTTATATAAATTGTATGCATTAAAATCTCAACGCACCGCGCTTTCAAATCAGTTAAAAAATTTAATGAGCACAGAGCAAGCGTCGGGGATAGAAACAGCCGTTGAAATAGGTAAGCCAGGAACATATATTGCTTCGATACGTGGACATTTGCCAAACCTCAAACAAACGATCGCAATCAATTATGCGCAACAGATAACCGATACCGTTGAAGGATTTTCTCGCCAGTCTCCATTGACTCCCTATAACAAATTTGTATCTCTTGATGATTACAAGCAAATTACCGATATACCAAAAAGCTCCGTTGATCTTATTATTTGTACCATTGGATTGCATCATGCGCCGGTAGAAAAATTGGATGCTTTTGTCGCTTCGATACGTTCGATTCTCAAGCCAGGTGGCATTTTTATATTGAGAGATCATGATGTAGTTGATGATTCAATGCTTAAAATAGCGCACGCAGCACACAGTGTATTCAATGCAGTTCTTGCAGAAGAAACGCTTGAAGATGAACTTAAGGAATATAGAAATTTTCAGCCATTGAGTTACTGGATTGCTCTTTTACAGAAACATGGTTTTGCAGTGGGCGATGAGCGTATCACACAAGACGGTGATCCAAGTATGAATACGTTTATTAAGGCGATAGCGCAACCTCATAATAATGATGAGTATGAGGCTATGATGATTCATCGTCTTGCTCAAAAACCAGGACATCGTCGTGATATCATGCAAACATATCTAACAACTCCAGAATGGTTAAGCGTTGATATACCGCAAGAGTATGGCAATTTTATTACCCATACTCCTTTTTATGAATTCCCGTGGATTGCGAGTGTACGTTCATTTTGGAAAGCTTTTTACGCTTCATATACAGTAGCGGTCCGCAAACGAGGTGTGTTACCAGTTTTGATGTCACCATACACGCAGATGAATTTGTTTGTAGGCAGTACGCTTACTATTGAGCATGTTATAAAAGCGATTATTTCAGCGCCAATTCGCTATATGTTCTCAGGAGCGGAAGCAGAAACATTGCAAACGGTTGTGTATGATCCAGAAAATGAAATTGGTATGCTGCATCCTGATATAAAAATTCTTGAGGTATTAGAAAATGACCTTAAGTTAGTGGAAGTGCCGCGCTATAAACAGTTTTTACGTGCAATGCTACAGTTGCCGGGTACAAACTCGCTTGAATTTCGTACTATCGGTGGTCAAAAAACCATCATGTGTAAGATTCGTTCAAAAGACAATTCACATCGTCTGATAGAGCGGTTGCTTCCAGATTGTGTTGTTGAGTTTGAGTGGACATTACCAACGCAAGCGGCATATACCTATGCCGGTATCACCGTTCCGGTGACATCGCTTAGACAGTTTGTGCAACATATGCGTGAGCAGAATAATGAACTTTTGTATGTACATGATTTTTAATAACGGGGGTTATTATGATGAAACAGTTAATTGCGAGTAAGCTTTTATTATTATCATTGTTTTGTAGTGTGGATAGTTATGCTGTCATCACCAGGCTGACTGTTGCTCCAGCGCAGGAATCTCCAACGCAGCAATTGTTTGATATTCAGATACCAGATACATTGTATTCTCCTCAAACAATTGAAGAATTACAAAAATTGGTTAAAAAAGCTATTGCGGGGCAACAGAAAATATCTATTGTTGGCGCAGGAAAAAGTCAGGGTGGGCAAACTATTTCTCATCAAAAAGATGCCTGCCGCATTAGTTTTGATAATTTGCAACGATTAGTGCAACTTGACGTACCAGGCAAGCAAGTAACAGTGCAGGCTGGTATGACGTGGAAACAGTTACAGAAATTGATAGCACCACATGGCCTTGCCATTAAAGCTATGCAATCATATAATGATTTTTCAATTGGTGGTTCAGTTTCAGTGAATGTGCATGGACAAGATCTTTCAACAGGGCAAATAATCTCTACGGTTCTATCGATGCACGTTATTCTTGCAAATGGAGAAATGGTTACGGTAAGTCGTCAAGAAAACCAAGAATTATTTGGCGCA of Candidatus Babeliales bacterium contains these proteins:
- a CDS encoding class I SAM-dependent methyltransferase; amino-acid sequence: MIKRRFSSGRAWLFSLLTCLLIPSAVQASLHEVLVGPLRGRFAPFLDTVLRQVPSKDFFKMIDMIDQNYHPKSDIEWYTHISNHIASIKPVLSKYTPLYKLYALKSQRTALSNQLKNLMSTEQASGIETAVEIGKPGTYIASIRGHLPNLKQTIAINYAQQITDTVEGFSRQSPLTPYNKFVSLDDYKQITDIPKSSVDLIICTIGLHHAPVEKLDAFVASIRSILKPGGIFILRDHDVVDDSMLKIAHAAHSVFNAVLAEETLEDELKEYRNFQPLSYWIALLQKHGFAVGDERITQDGDPSMNTFIKAIAQPHNNDEYEAMMIHRLAQKPGHRRDIMQTYLTTPEWLSVDIPQEYGNFITHTPFYEFPWIASVRSFWKAFYASYTVAVRKRGVLPVLMSPYTQMNLFVGSTLTIEHVIKAIISAPIRYMFSGAEAETLQTVVYDPENEIGMLHPDIKILEVLENDLKLVEVPRYKQFLRAMLQLPGTNSLEFRTIGGQKTIMCKIRSKDNSHRLIERLLPDCVVEFEWTLPTQAAYTYAGITVPVTSLRQFVQHMREQNNELLYVHDF